Proteins found in one Azospirillum thermophilum genomic segment:
- a CDS encoding right-handed parallel beta-helix repeat-containing protein, translating into MIAALLPLRLSGALLALAVLGMPSVRPSAALASATHVVAPDGDDRSRGSMSAPLRSLGEAARRARAGDRVLIRPGVYRESVEIVHDGRPDAPILFEAEEPGTVVISGETGGFQPQQWVGDHDPETRSGNPWVTLKGLVFRQIGERPAVRAATGWRIESCLFEQVGFGVNIRGNDVTVSASLFQDIDSPTAHAIVGAGGRNLRIADVTIRRINTKRLIASVANSAVTKFLGTDGLVVERLVSEDNVGPGLWLDTANRNFVIRNSVIRRNTGNAEGWEGPGIWIEYNRDARGRVHDNVVMANSSAGIELLESSGVVIENNVLLDNPACVAFRNMPRGEPPATLLGDLRIHGNLCGGWTTAAVATGPGLWDGFDATKHGIAIDRNRYLVPRAGGQAGPLFSWIGETAGSLAEATRKFGFEAQGLAQ; encoded by the coding sequence GTGATTGCCGCACTCCTCCCTCTCCGGCTGTCCGGCGCTCTGCTGGCGCTCGCGGTTCTGGGCATGCCGTCCGTCCGGCCGTCGGCGGCCCTGGCCTCCGCCACCCATGTCGTGGCGCCGGACGGCGACGACCGCAGCCGCGGCAGCATGTCGGCTCCGCTGCGCAGCCTGGGGGAGGCGGCCCGCCGGGCGCGGGCGGGGGACCGCGTGCTGATCCGTCCGGGCGTCTACCGGGAGTCGGTGGAGATCGTGCATGACGGCCGGCCCGACGCGCCCATCCTGTTCGAGGCGGAGGAGCCGGGAACCGTCGTCATCAGCGGCGAGACCGGCGGGTTCCAGCCGCAGCAATGGGTCGGCGACCATGACCCGGAAACCCGCAGCGGCAATCCCTGGGTCACGCTGAAGGGCCTCGTCTTCCGGCAGATCGGCGAGCGGCCGGCGGTGCGGGCCGCCACCGGCTGGCGCATCGAGTCCTGCCTGTTCGAACAGGTGGGCTTCGGCGTCAACATCCGCGGCAACGACGTGACGGTCAGCGCCAGCCTGTTCCAGGACATCGATTCACCGACGGCCCACGCCATCGTCGGGGCGGGCGGGCGCAACCTGCGCATCGCGGACGTCACCATCCGCCGGATCAATACGAAGCGGCTGATCGCCTCCGTCGCCAACTCCGCGGTCACCAAGTTCCTCGGCACCGACGGGCTGGTGGTGGAGCGGCTGGTCAGCGAGGACAATGTCGGCCCCGGCCTGTGGCTCGACACCGCCAACCGCAACTTCGTCATCCGCAACAGCGTGATCCGCCGCAACACGGGCAACGCGGAGGGCTGGGAGGGACCCGGCATCTGGATCGAGTACAACCGGGACGCCCGCGGCCGCGTCCACGACAATGTCGTGATGGCCAACAGCAGCGCCGGGATCGAACTGCTGGAGAGCAGCGGCGTCGTGATCGAGAACAACGTCCTGCTCGACAATCCCGCCTGCGTCGCCTTCCGCAACATGCCGCGGGGGGAGCCGCCGGCCACCCTTCTCGGCGATCTGCGGATCCACGGCAACCTGTGCGGAGGGTGGACCACCGCGGCGGTCGCCACCGGCCCCGGCCTGTGGGACGGGTTCGACGCGACCAAGCACGGCATCGCCATCGACCGCAACCGCTACCTCGTTCCGCGGGCGGGCGGGCAGGCCGGTCCGCTCTTCTCCTGGATCGGCGAGACGGCCGGCTCGCTTGCGGAGGCCACGAGGAAATTCGGATTCGAAGCGCAAGGCCTGGCGCAGTGA
- a CDS encoding outer membrane beta-barrel protein, giving the protein MLAASAPGHAQSVGRTAGVLDRQRPDYDATGVPLGGFRLYPSVTLSQSYNDNVFATERNTRGDFVTVLQPQLLLSSNWSRHSLGATAYGRFTRYWENEVADTDEYGASLNGSLDLASMGTASGFASYGRGAQARTDPEAPANSRPSLFDRQYLQLSYDKAFNRLLTRAEIEYDRYGFENAADRMLDRTEMSAAVQLGYQLSPRIALFLRPVYRDRHYEEPGGNGVSRDSEEYNLLVGVNFEVASLLIVNLSVGGLYATFDDPAYSDLTGVAINGSARWFPTERLTVTASARRSTQATQQTLASTRLNTTVQLAVDYELYRNVLVGSQVSFREDEFAGTPRTDKTWGAGVGLRYLINRTMAAYTEVGTLHRTSTAANAGFDQTVVTVGLRLQL; this is encoded by the coding sequence GTGCTTGCCGCGTCGGCACCGGGCCATGCGCAGAGCGTCGGGCGGACGGCCGGCGTGCTGGACCGGCAGCGTCCCGACTATGACGCCACCGGCGTGCCGCTCGGCGGGTTCCGGCTCTATCCCTCCGTGACGCTGAGCCAGTCCTACAACGACAACGTCTTCGCGACGGAGAGGAACACGCGCGGCGACTTCGTCACGGTGCTGCAGCCGCAGCTTCTTCTGTCCAGCAACTGGTCGCGGCACAGCCTCGGCGCCACCGCCTATGGGCGCTTCACCCGCTACTGGGAGAACGAGGTCGCCGACACCGACGAGTATGGCGCCTCGCTCAACGGCAGCCTGGATCTGGCGTCGATGGGGACGGCGAGCGGCTTCGCCTCCTACGGACGGGGGGCGCAGGCCCGCACCGACCCGGAGGCGCCGGCCAACTCGCGCCCCTCGTTGTTCGACCGCCAGTATCTCCAGCTCAGCTACGACAAGGCGTTCAACCGCCTGCTGACGCGGGCGGAGATCGAGTACGACCGCTACGGCTTCGAGAACGCGGCCGACCGCATGCTCGACCGTACGGAGATGTCGGCGGCGGTCCAGCTCGGCTACCAGCTCTCGCCGCGCATCGCGCTGTTCCTGCGCCCGGTCTACCGCGACCGCCATTACGAGGAGCCGGGCGGCAACGGCGTCAGCCGCGACAGCGAGGAGTACAACCTGCTGGTCGGGGTCAACTTCGAGGTCGCCTCGCTGCTGATCGTCAACCTCTCGGTCGGCGGCCTCTACGCCACCTTCGACGATCCGGCCTATTCGGACCTGACCGGCGTGGCGATCAACGGCAGCGCCCGGTGGTTCCCGACCGAGCGGCTGACGGTCACCGCCTCCGCCCGCCGCTCGACCCAGGCGACGCAGCAGACGCTCGCCTCCACCCGGCTCAACACCACGGTCCAGCTCGCGGTCGATTACGAGCTGTACCGCAACGTCCTGGTGGGCTCGCAGGTCTCCTTCCGGGAGGACGAGTTCGCCGGCACGCCGCGCACCGACAAGACCTGGGGCGCCGGGGTGGGGCTGCGCTACCTGATCAACCGCACCATGGCGGCCTACACCGAGGTCGGGACGCTGCACCGGACCTCCACCGCGGCCAACGCGGGCTTCGACCAGACGGTGGTGACCGTCGGCCTGCGCCTGCAGCTCTAA
- a CDS encoding PIG-L deacetylase family protein, which translates to MDVARGLYRTSLFKSGYAAGMSLYRRLLLARGLDDTARFERSSALVLAPHADDETLGCGATILRKRATGTAVHVAIVTDGGASHRSALLSREALIALRREEALEATRILGLPAEAVRFLGYPDGGLADAGQRLDEDLRRLIVELAPQELLIPSAIDGHADHRALNRAAHRAAAAAGRPVAIFEYPVWFWDARSWIDMEAPAAAKAWQLLHRPALSLRRLKPLLVATGPFLGRKGMAVSAYRSQMTNLTGEPDWPVLDPRFLEQFLQDHEIFFAAPEAMPWT; encoded by the coding sequence ATGGACGTGGCGCGCGGCCTCTATCGCACGAGCCTGTTCAAGAGCGGCTATGCCGCGGGCATGTCGCTGTACCGCCGGCTGCTGCTGGCGCGCGGGCTGGACGACACCGCCCGGTTCGAGCGCAGCTCCGCCCTCGTCCTCGCCCCGCACGCCGATGACGAGACGCTGGGCTGCGGCGCCACCATCCTGCGCAAGCGGGCCACCGGCACGGCGGTCCATGTCGCGATCGTCACCGACGGCGGCGCCTCCCACCGATCCGCCCTGCTCAGCCGCGAGGCTCTCATCGCGCTGCGGCGGGAGGAGGCGCTGGAGGCCACCCGCATCCTCGGGCTGCCGGCGGAGGCTGTCCGCTTCCTCGGCTACCCCGACGGCGGGCTTGCCGACGCCGGGCAGCGCCTGGACGAGGACCTCCGCCGCCTGATCGTCGAGCTCGCCCCGCAGGAGCTCCTGATCCCGTCGGCCATCGACGGACATGCCGACCACCGGGCGCTGAACCGCGCGGCGCACCGGGCCGCCGCCGCGGCCGGGCGGCCGGTCGCCATCTTCGAATATCCCGTGTGGTTCTGGGACGCCCGGTCCTGGATCGACATGGAGGCCCCGGCCGCCGCGAAGGCCTGGCAACTGCTGCACCGGCCGGCGCTGTCGCTGCGGCGGCTGAAGCCCCTGCTGGTCGCCACCGGCCCCTTCCTCGGCCGCAAGGGCATGGCGGTCTCCGCCTACCGCAGCCAGATGACCAACCTCACCGGCGAGCCCGACTGGCCGGTGCTCGACCCGCGCTTCCTCGAACAGTTCCTGCAGGACCACGAGATCTTCTTCGCGGCCCCGGAGGCCATGCCATGGACATGA
- a CDS encoding glycosyltransferase yields MDMTMALPHNRGSGDAVPDRRPTILHMLPDLALGGGQALLLRNLVRMQDGPLRHVVASMGGGPMEPEYHAAGLPVFRLPLERWSALPTVVRRLTEIVRDQRVSLIHTNNTPRDRIPGQLAGLLRGLPVVNSFHALAPTPLPVPDRPQALPRFLRQRATRLVNRALIGLNLTGLVAVSETVRTSQSAWLSLPPDRIRVIHNGLPLGEPLDDHRDRMRTELGVAGRHPVILTVGRLVEGKGQRLLVPMMAELVRRRPDACLLLAGEGEDRPLLEAMIAQAGLERHVRLLGQRFDVPMLLAACDLFVSSSHYEGFGLAVLEAMAARRPVVALFTPALLEFMVDGRSGLLVRHPDPLALAHAVDRVAADPGFAAGLGAEGHRLAQSFSVDATVKNMLDLYTEILSRHPIITKCNATF; encoded by the coding sequence ATGGACATGACCATGGCCCTGCCCCACAACCGGGGATCGGGCGACGCGGTACCGGACAGGCGGCCGACGATCCTCCATATGCTGCCGGATCTGGCGCTCGGCGGCGGGCAGGCCCTTCTGCTGCGCAACCTCGTGCGGATGCAGGATGGACCCTTGCGCCATGTCGTCGCGTCGATGGGCGGCGGCCCGATGGAACCGGAGTACCACGCCGCCGGCCTGCCGGTCTTCCGGCTGCCGCTGGAGCGCTGGAGCGCGCTGCCCACCGTGGTCCGCCGGTTGACGGAGATCGTGCGCGACCAGCGGGTCAGCCTGATCCACACCAACAACACGCCGCGCGACCGCATCCCGGGACAGCTCGCCGGCCTCCTCCGCGGCCTCCCGGTGGTCAACAGCTTCCATGCGCTGGCCCCGACTCCCCTGCCCGTCCCGGACCGCCCGCAGGCTCTGCCGCGCTTCCTGCGCCAGCGGGCGACGCGGCTTGTCAACCGGGCGCTGATCGGCCTCAACCTCACCGGGCTGGTGGCCGTGTCGGAGACGGTGCGGACCAGCCAGTCCGCCTGGCTGTCGCTTCCCCCCGACCGCATCCGTGTCATCCACAACGGCCTGCCGCTCGGCGAGCCGCTGGACGACCATCGCGACCGGATGCGCACCGAGCTGGGGGTCGCCGGACGCCATCCGGTGATCCTGACGGTCGGCCGGCTGGTCGAGGGCAAGGGCCAGCGGCTTCTGGTGCCGATGATGGCGGAGCTGGTACGCCGCCGGCCGGACGCCTGCCTGCTGCTGGCCGGCGAGGGGGAGGACCGCCCGCTGCTCGAAGCGATGATCGCGCAAGCCGGGCTGGAGCGGCATGTCCGCCTGCTCGGGCAGCGCTTCGACGTGCCGATGCTGCTGGCCGCCTGCGATCTCTTCGTCAGCTCCTCCCACTATGAAGGGTTCGGTCTGGCGGTTCTGGAGGCGATGGCGGCGCGGCGCCCGGTGGTGGCGTTGTTCACTCCGGCGCTGCTGGAATTCATGGTCGATGGCCGGTCCGGCCTGCTCGTCCGCCACCCCGATCCCTTGGCCCTGGCGCACGCCGTGGACCGCGTCGCGGCGGATCCCGGCTTCGCCGCCGGGCTGGGAGCGGAGGGGCATCGGCTGGCGCAGTCCTTCAGCGTCGATGCCACCGTCAAAAACATGCTGGACCTTTATACGGAAATCCTCTCCAGGCACCCGATAATCACAAAATGTAATGCCACATTTTGA
- a CDS encoding lipopolysaccharide biosynthesis protein has protein sequence MRFIVRARSLSRHPLSWALADQAVASGANFLTIVILARQLGVEGFGLFMLAWLVLLFFRSLQGGLIIAPMMSIGPKQEPERRDAYYGAVLACQLALVAGAGALVLGGAWLLALLVPGSVPAGLAPPLAAACAGDQMQEFARRLFFSQDRPRRAFLVDVTTYGSRTVLLLALGGDAAQALWFVFLSSLLGMGLTVHGLAGLRFTRAGLLEILPRQWRFARWTVGSALLEWGSGHLIVLAAGGVLGTAAVGAIRATTNIFAPVQVLIQALNNIVPVRAAALLAQAGEVALVRYLTRTTALAGAVGLTVLAAGTAFPARILLLLYGPGYEPYAHLVYWWVAIYAAGFLQFPLAAALSAIELTRPFFVSILCEAVFGIVSAWILPRWFGLDGTMFGILVTRAAPVLVLGLFLAGWWRRTALPAHPARIEEGA, from the coding sequence ATGCGGTTTATCGTCCGTGCGCGGTCCCTCTCGCGCCACCCGTTGAGCTGGGCGCTCGCCGACCAGGCCGTCGCCAGCGGCGCCAACTTCCTGACCATCGTGATCCTGGCCCGCCAGCTTGGCGTGGAGGGCTTCGGGCTGTTCATGCTGGCCTGGCTGGTGCTGCTGTTCTTCCGGAGCCTGCAGGGCGGCCTGATCATCGCCCCGATGATGAGCATCGGCCCGAAACAGGAGCCGGAGCGCCGCGACGCCTATTACGGCGCTGTCCTGGCCTGCCAGCTCGCCCTGGTGGCCGGGGCTGGCGCGCTGGTGCTGGGCGGCGCATGGCTGCTGGCGCTGCTGGTCCCCGGCAGCGTGCCGGCGGGGCTGGCGCCGCCGCTCGCCGCCGCCTGCGCCGGCGACCAGATGCAGGAGTTCGCCCGCCGCCTGTTCTTCTCGCAGGACCGGCCGCGGCGCGCCTTCCTCGTCGACGTCACGACCTACGGCAGCCGTACCGTGCTGCTGCTGGCCCTCGGCGGCGATGCGGCGCAGGCGTTGTGGTTCGTCTTCCTGTCCTCTCTGCTGGGCATGGGGCTGACGGTCCATGGGCTGGCCGGGCTGCGCTTCACCCGGGCCGGCCTGCTCGAGATCCTGCCGCGGCAATGGCGCTTCGCCCGCTGGACCGTCGGATCCGCCCTGCTGGAATGGGGGTCCGGGCACCTGATCGTCCTGGCGGCCGGCGGCGTCCTGGGCACCGCGGCGGTCGGCGCCATCCGCGCCACGACCAACATCTTCGCCCCGGTCCAGGTGCTGATCCAGGCGCTGAACAACATCGTTCCGGTGCGCGCCGCCGCCCTGCTGGCCCAGGCCGGGGAGGTGGCGCTGGTCCGCTACCTGACCCGTACGACGGCGCTGGCCGGAGCGGTCGGCCTGACGGTTCTGGCGGCCGGCACCGCCTTTCCCGCGCGGATCCTGCTGCTGCTCTACGGGCCGGGCTACGAGCCCTACGCCCATCTCGTCTACTGGTGGGTCGCGATCTATGCCGCGGGCTTCCTGCAATTCCCGCTGGCCGCCGCGCTGTCGGCCATCGAGCTGACGCGCCCCTTCTTCGTCAGCATCCTGTGCGAGGCGGTCTTCGGCATCGTCAGCGCCTGGATCCTGCCGCGCTGGTTCGGCCTGGACGGCACGATGTTCGGCATCCTCGTCACGCGGGCGGCCCCGGTGCTCGTCCTCGGCCTGTTCCTGGCCGGCTGGTGGCGCCGCACCGCGCTTCCCGCGCATCCCGCGCGCATCGAAGAGGGAGCCTGA
- a CDS encoding sugar phosphate nucleotidyltransferase: MEIKRPQPQIHPVLLCGENDHGLWPLSRELFPKEFLPLLAGRSLLQEAAERVSASGPVAAPIIACNEEHRFMAAEQLRRAGVSPAVILLEPVWRGAAVTAAAAALMVAGDDPDGLLLLVPVAGAQSIGPAFADALATAHQQAAEGKLVSIGDPAGGCWLFRAARYLEELARHAPETLAAARQALDGRTAGGGFLQMGAAPASAPALSVAAAIDGKTDHAAAVPCEIDWSGTGSWSTLWNAGGKDEDGNVRVGDVVTSGTRNCYIQSDGHLAAVVGLEDAVVVVTDDAVLVARKDQEETAKALLRTLKDQGRSEVLNHRKVHRPWGTFQSLHMGKRFQVKCLTVEPGCRLSLQRHHHRAEHWVVVQGTALVTCGTEVRLVSENESVYIPIGTNHRLENPGKVPLSIIEVQSGSYLGEDDIVRIEDVYGRVECA; encoded by the coding sequence ATGGAGATCAAGCGCCCTCAGCCGCAGATTCACCCGGTCCTGCTGTGCGGGGAGAATGACCACGGCCTGTGGCCCCTGTCGCGGGAGCTGTTCCCGAAGGAGTTCCTGCCGCTGCTGGCCGGCCGCTCTTTGCTGCAGGAAGCGGCGGAGCGGGTGTCGGCCAGCGGTCCGGTCGCCGCTCCGATCATCGCCTGCAACGAGGAACACCGCTTCATGGCGGCGGAGCAGCTTCGCCGGGCCGGGGTTTCGCCGGCGGTGATCCTGCTGGAGCCCGTCTGGCGCGGCGCCGCGGTCACCGCGGCCGCAGCCGCGCTGATGGTGGCCGGCGATGATCCGGACGGTCTGCTGCTGCTGGTTCCGGTCGCCGGCGCCCAGTCGATCGGACCGGCCTTCGCCGACGCCCTCGCCACGGCCCATCAGCAGGCGGCGGAGGGCAAGCTGGTGTCGATCGGCGACCCGGCCGGAGGATGCTGGCTGTTCCGCGCCGCCCGCTACCTGGAGGAGCTGGCGCGCCATGCGCCGGAGACGCTCGCTGCCGCACGCCAGGCGCTCGACGGCCGGACGGCCGGCGGCGGCTTCCTGCAGATGGGTGCGGCGCCGGCATCCGCCCCGGCCCTGTCGGTCGCGGCCGCCATCGACGGCAAGACCGACCATGCCGCCGCCGTCCCCTGCGAGATCGACTGGAGCGGCACCGGCAGCTGGTCGACCCTGTGGAACGCCGGCGGCAAGGACGAGGACGGCAATGTGCGGGTCGGCGACGTGGTGACCTCCGGGACGCGCAACTGCTACATCCAGTCGGACGGCCACCTCGCCGCCGTCGTCGGTCTGGAGGATGCCGTCGTCGTGGTCACCGACGATGCCGTGCTGGTCGCCCGCAAGGACCAGGAGGAGACTGCCAAAGCCCTGCTGCGCACGCTGAAGGACCAGGGCCGGTCGGAGGTGCTGAACCACCGCAAGGTCCACCGCCCCTGGGGCACCTTCCAGTCGCTGCATATGGGCAAGCGCTTCCAGGTCAAGTGCCTGACCGTCGAGCCGGGTTGCCGCCTGTCGCTGCAGCGCCATCATCACCGGGCGGAGCATTGGGTCGTGGTCCAGGGCACCGCGCTGGTGACCTGCGGGACCGAAGTGCGCCTCGTCTCCGAGAACGAGTCGGTCTACATCCCCATCGGCACGAACCACCGGCTGGAGAATCCCGGCAAGGTGCCGCTCAGCATCATCGAGGTGCAGTCGGGCTCCTATCTCGGCGAGGACGACATCGTCCGCATCGAGGACGTCTACGGCCGGGTGGAGTGCGCCTGA
- a CDS encoding FkbM family methyltransferase, with protein sequence MNGSCELPVQQCLADRLKPGDVFLDIGANIGFFSIIAARLVGPRGHVFAIEPVPGNVSCIHDNARVNGLGNVKVVPLAAGASDSTGILYLAAHSGGATLSSADLPPDLTRAMEVSVLSIDYLIESGRIEVPAMVKIDVEGTEMAVLDGMRRTLDIHRPMVVFEVDDEQPAVAEDKYAALAGRLEQHGYRVERLGRSYQGIPWSVIHGLALHDGAA encoded by the coding sequence ATGAACGGCAGCTGTGAATTGCCGGTGCAGCAGTGCCTGGCCGACCGGCTGAAGCCCGGCGACGTGTTCCTCGACATCGGCGCCAACATCGGCTTCTTCTCGATCATCGCGGCCCGGCTGGTGGGGCCGCGGGGCCACGTCTTCGCCATCGAGCCGGTCCCCGGCAACGTCTCCTGCATCCACGACAACGCGCGGGTCAACGGGCTCGGCAACGTCAAGGTGGTGCCGCTGGCGGCGGGGGCATCGGACAGCACCGGGATCCTCTATCTCGCCGCCCATTCCGGCGGGGCGACCCTGTCATCGGCCGACCTGCCGCCGGACCTGACGCGGGCGATGGAGGTGTCGGTCCTGTCGATCGACTACCTGATCGAAAGCGGCCGCATCGAAGTACCGGCCATGGTGAAGATCGACGTGGAAGGAACGGAGATGGCGGTGCTCGACGGCATGCGCCGGACGCTCGACATCCACCGCCCGATGGTCGTCTTCGAGGTCGACGACGAACAGCCGGCGGTGGCCGAGGACAAATATGCCGCCCTGGCCGGCCGGCTGGAACAGCATGGTTACCGGGTGGAGCGTCTCGGGCGCTCCTACCAGGGCATCCCCTGGTCGGTGATCCACGGCCTCGCCCTGCATGACGGGGCCGCCTGA
- a CDS encoding FG-GAP repeat domain-containing protein: MTTGRQLVLAGLLLTAFPAAAADFNLRMEIVDPGTAGDVKMVGDIDGDGRPDLVVGGSRNDKLNWYRNPTWRKTVILAPMTEFTTDGALGDMDGDGDLDIVIFDGEGSKNLHWYENPRPNNNPMAGFRWRRHIVGGTGSWGKDVELGDFDRDGRLDIAVRNADALSVFFQDADDQWTRRTLPARRLGSEGLASGDIDGDGAVDLVLDGAWLRNPGGGEARDPRAWSEQEIGPAYGTFKAVVADFDGDGRPDVAYSSSEGTADVAWYGQGADGRWARHVVLAAVERGHTLQAADMDGDGDIDLVIGQMHSSDAKKILLAENQDGRGADWTIHVIGTGGLHNGVVADLSGDGRPDLFGANYTGTPPVRVWLNLPPDERQPQE; encoded by the coding sequence ATGACGACCGGGCGACAGCTCGTCCTGGCTGGCCTGCTGCTGACCGCCTTTCCGGCAGCCGCGGCCGACTTCAACCTCCGTATGGAGATCGTCGACCCGGGAACAGCCGGCGACGTCAAGATGGTCGGGGACATCGACGGCGACGGACGTCCCGACCTCGTCGTCGGCGGGTCCAGGAACGACAAGCTGAACTGGTACCGCAATCCGACCTGGCGTAAGACCGTCATCCTGGCCCCGATGACCGAATTCACCACCGACGGCGCGCTCGGCGACATGGACGGCGACGGCGACCTCGACATCGTGATCTTCGACGGCGAAGGCTCGAAGAACCTGCACTGGTACGAGAACCCCCGGCCGAACAACAATCCCATGGCCGGCTTCCGCTGGCGCCGTCACATCGTCGGCGGGACGGGAAGCTGGGGCAAGGACGTGGAACTCGGCGATTTCGACCGTGACGGACGGCTGGACATCGCGGTGCGCAACGCCGACGCGCTGTCCGTCTTCTTTCAGGACGCCGACGACCAATGGACCCGGCGCACCCTGCCGGCCCGCCGGCTGGGGTCGGAGGGGCTGGCATCGGGCGACATCGACGGCGACGGCGCCGTCGACCTCGTGCTGGACGGTGCCTGGCTGCGCAACCCCGGCGGGGGCGAGGCGCGCGACCCGCGGGCCTGGAGCGAGCAGGAGATCGGGCCCGCCTACGGCACCTTCAAGGCGGTCGTCGCCGACTTCGACGGCGACGGCCGGCCGGACGTCGCCTACTCCTCCTCGGAAGGGACGGCGGACGTCGCCTGGTACGGCCAGGGGGCGGACGGACGCTGGGCGCGCCACGTTGTCCTGGCGGCGGTCGAGCGCGGCCATACGCTGCAGGCCGCCGACATGGACGGCGACGGCGACATCGACCTCGTCATCGGGCAGATGCACAGCAGCGACGCGAAGAAGATCCTTCTGGCGGAGAACCAGGATGGTCGCGGAGCCGACTGGACGATCCACGTCATCGGCACCGGCGGCCTCCACAACGGGGTGGTGGCGGATCTGAGCGGCGACGGGCGGCCGGACCTGTTCGGCGCCAACTACACCGGCACGCCGCCGGTGCGCGTCTGGCTGAACCTGCCGCCCGACGAACGGCAACCGCAAGAGTGA
- a CDS encoding polysaccharide biosynthesis/export family protein, translating into MPDLQESQAHPYQLDSGDELRVIVLDDPQLSGQFKVDGTGAISIPTVQRLEARGKTTAQLEQDLRAALKQGQLRSPEVSVEVVTARPFFILGEVARPGAYPYVPDMSVLTAVAIAGGFTYRAQGDYVSVTRKIDNEKVERRAGRSARIEPGDVIYVFERII; encoded by the coding sequence CTGCCGGATCTTCAGGAGAGCCAGGCGCATCCCTACCAGCTCGATTCCGGGGACGAGCTTCGGGTGATCGTGCTGGACGATCCGCAGCTTTCCGGCCAGTTCAAGGTGGACGGCACCGGCGCCATCTCCATCCCGACCGTCCAGCGGCTGGAGGCGCGCGGCAAGACCACCGCGCAGCTCGAACAGGACCTGCGGGCGGCGCTGAAGCAGGGGCAGCTCCGTTCGCCGGAAGTGTCGGTGGAGGTGGTCACGGCGCGGCCCTTCTTCATCCTGGGCGAGGTCGCCCGCCCCGGCGCCTATCCCTATGTGCCCGACATGTCGGTCCTGACCGCCGTCGCGATCGCCGGCGGCTTCACCTATCGTGCGCAGGGCGACTATGTCTCCGTCACCCGCAAGATCGACAACGAGAAGGTGGAGCGCCGCGCCGGCCGAAGCGCCAGGATCGAGCCGGGGGACGTGATCTATGTCTTCGAGCGCATCATCTGA
- a CDS encoding phosphatase PAP2 family protein produces MDLLLSKAVDGVTNLGDSAILLPLSAGIFLWLLAFCSRQAAGAWALAMLAAVVPIALLKFALQTCDPLSRLRLVTPSGHAAFGTAVYGGLAMLAARQRPGWAVPAFAAAAILVAGICATRLMIGVHSEGEVLIGLAVGAASLPVLYNRIRRLPPFAIDVRRVALVLGPLSAVILAWMLYHDWGLSPNGVIREAALRLGAATMHCEVR; encoded by the coding sequence ATGGATCTGCTGCTCTCGAAAGCCGTGGACGGCGTGACCAACCTCGGCGATTCCGCAATCCTGCTGCCGCTGTCGGCCGGCATCTTCCTGTGGCTGCTGGCTTTCTGTTCGCGGCAGGCGGCCGGCGCCTGGGCGCTTGCCATGCTGGCGGCGGTGGTGCCGATCGCGCTCCTGAAGTTCGCGCTGCAGACCTGCGACCCGCTGAGCCGGCTGCGGCTGGTGACGCCGAGCGGTCATGCCGCCTTCGGCACCGCCGTCTACGGCGGGCTCGCCATGCTGGCCGCCCGGCAGAGGCCCGGCTGGGCGGTGCCGGCCTTCGCGGCTGCCGCCATCCTCGTCGCCGGCATCTGCGCCACCCGCCTGATGATCGGCGTCCATTCCGAGGGAGAGGTGCTGATCGGGCTGGCGGTAGGCGCGGCATCCCTGCCGGTGCTGTACAACCGCATCCGGCGCCTGCCCCCCTTCGCCATCGACGTCCGGCGCGTCGCGCTGGTCCTGGGACCGCTCTCGGCCGTCATCCTGGCCTGGATGCTCTATCACGACTGGGGGCTCTCGCCGAACGGCGTGATCCGGGAAGCCGCCCTCAGGCTTGGCGCCGCAACCATGCACTGCGAGGTACGATGA